The proteins below come from a single Stutzerimonas stutzeri RCH2 genomic window:
- the mraY gene encoding phospho-N-acetylmuramoyl-pentapeptide-transferase — MLLLLAEYLQQFHKGFAVFQYLSLRGILGVLTALVLSLWMGPWLIRTLQLRQIGQSVRTDGPQSHLSKSGTPTMGGALILSAIGISTLLWADLSNRYVWVVLAVTLLFGAIGWVDDYRKVIEKNSRGLPSRWKYFWQSVFGLGAAVFLYMTAQTPVETTLILPLLKNIEIPLGIGFVVLTYFVIVGSSNAVNLTDGLDGLAIMPTVMVGGGLGIFCYLSGNVNFAEYLLIPYIPGAGELIVFCGALIGAGLGFLWFNTYPAQVFMGDVGALALGAALGTIAVIVRQEVVLFIMGGVFVMETLSVMIQVASFKLTGKRVFRMAPIHHHFELKGWPEPRVIVRFWIITVILVLVGLATLKLR, encoded by the coding sequence ATGCTGCTGCTGCTCGCCGAGTATCTGCAACAGTTCCACAAGGGCTTCGCGGTCTTCCAGTACCTGTCGCTGCGTGGAATTCTCGGCGTACTCACTGCGCTCGTGCTGTCGCTGTGGATGGGCCCCTGGCTGATCCGCACGCTGCAGCTGCGCCAGATCGGGCAGTCGGTGCGTACCGATGGGCCACAGTCTCACCTGTCGAAATCCGGCACGCCAACCATGGGCGGCGCGCTGATCCTCAGCGCCATCGGCATCAGTACGTTGCTATGGGCCGACCTGTCCAACCGCTACGTGTGGGTCGTGCTGGCGGTGACCTTGCTGTTCGGTGCCATCGGCTGGGTCGATGACTACCGCAAGGTGATCGAGAAGAATTCCCGCGGGCTGCCTAGTCGCTGGAAGTACTTCTGGCAGTCGGTGTTCGGTCTTGGCGCCGCCGTCTTCCTTTATATGACCGCGCAGACCCCGGTCGAAACCACGCTGATCCTGCCGCTGCTGAAGAATATCGAGATCCCGCTGGGAATCGGCTTCGTGGTGCTGACCTATTTCGTCATCGTCGGTTCGAGCAATGCGGTCAATCTCACCGACGGACTGGATGGTCTGGCGATCATGCCGACGGTGATGGTCGGCGGCGGCCTGGGCATCTTCTGCTATCTGTCCGGCAACGTGAATTTCGCCGAGTACCTGTTGATCCCGTATATCCCGGGCGCTGGCGAACTGATCGTGTTCTGCGGCGCGCTGATCGGTGCCGGCCTTGGCTTCCTCTGGTTCAACACCTATCCGGCACAGGTTTTCATGGGCGATGTCGGCGCACTGGCGCTGGGCGCCGCGTTGGGCACCATTGCGGTGATCGTTCGCCAGGAAGTGGTGCTGTTCATCATGGGCGGTGTGTTCGTGATGGAAACCCTGTCGGTGATGATCCAGGTCGCCAGCTTCAAGCTGACCGGCAAGCGTGTGTTCCGCATGGCGCCGATCCATCACCATTTCGAACTCAAAGGCTGGCCCGAACCTCGGGTAATCGTGCGCTTCTGGATCATTACCGTGATTCTGGTGCTCGTTGGCCTCGCCACCCTGAAGTTGAGGTAA
- the ftsW gene encoding putative lipid II flippase FtsW, with the protein MLAFLRNAPSPLFGRRGVDLDFPMLAGCLALLGLGLVMITSASSEVAAVNSGSPLYHMIRHLIYVLLGLGAAAAMLLVPLSVWQRLDWMLLLAAFGLLILVLLPGIGREVNGSMRWIGFGAFNVQPSELAKVFVVIYLAGYLVRRQEEVRESLWGFAKPFLVLLPMAFLLLMEPDFGATVVMMGAAVAMLFLGGVGMIRFSLLVIAAVGAVVVLVQTQEYRLQRLITFTDPWADQYGAGYQLTQALIAFGRGEWFGVGLGNSVQKQFYLPEAHTDFVFSVLAEELGMVGALATIALFAFVGVRALYIGLWAEKARQFFAAYVAWGLAFLWLGQFLINVGVNVGLLPTKGLTLPFLSYGGSSLVVTCASMALLLRIEWESRTVLGSEDTEFDEADFAEPPSKEVAHGR; encoded by the coding sequence ATGCTCGCCTTCCTGCGCAACGCACCTTCACCCTTGTTTGGCCGCCGTGGCGTGGATCTGGACTTCCCCATGCTTGCCGGTTGCCTGGCGTTGCTCGGTCTGGGGCTGGTGATGATCACCTCGGCTTCCTCCGAGGTCGCCGCGGTCAATTCCGGCAGTCCGCTGTACCACATGATTCGTCACCTGATCTATGTGCTGCTCGGCCTCGGTGCCGCTGCCGCGATGTTGCTCGTGCCGCTTTCGGTCTGGCAGCGGCTGGACTGGATGCTGTTGCTGGCGGCATTCGGGCTGTTGATCCTGGTGCTGCTGCCAGGGATCGGCCGCGAGGTGAACGGCTCCATGCGCTGGATCGGTTTCGGTGCATTCAACGTGCAACCGTCAGAACTGGCCAAGGTTTTCGTGGTGATCTACCTGGCCGGATATCTGGTGCGTCGCCAGGAGGAAGTTCGCGAGAGCCTGTGGGGCTTCGCCAAGCCGTTCCTGGTGCTGCTGCCGATGGCGTTCCTGCTACTGATGGAGCCGGACTTCGGCGCCACGGTGGTGATGATGGGCGCTGCAGTGGCCATGCTGTTTCTTGGTGGCGTAGGCATGATCCGCTTCAGCCTGCTGGTGATCGCCGCGGTCGGAGCGGTGGTAGTGCTGGTGCAGACCCAGGAGTATCGCCTGCAGCGTCTGATCACCTTCACTGACCCCTGGGCCGATCAGTACGGTGCCGGCTACCAGCTGACCCAGGCGCTGATCGCCTTCGGGCGTGGCGAGTGGTTCGGCGTCGGCCTCGGTAACAGCGTGCAGAAGCAGTTCTACCTGCCGGAAGCGCATACCGACTTCGTCTTCTCGGTGCTGGCCGAGGAGCTGGGCATGGTCGGTGCGCTGGCGACCATCGCCCTGTTTGCCTTCGTCGGCGTGCGAGCCCTCTACATCGGCCTCTGGGCAGAGAAGGCCCGACAGTTCTTCGCCGCCTATGTCGCCTGGGGCCTGGCGTTCCTCTGGCTCGGTCAGTTCCTCATCAATGTCGGGGTGAATGTCGGCCTGCTACCGACCAAGGGCCTGACGCTGCCATTCCTCAGCTACGGCGGTAGTTCGCTGGTGGTGACCTGCGCCAGCATGGCGCTGCTGCTGCGTATCGAGTGGGAGAGTCGCACCGTGCTCGGCAGCGAGGACACCGAGTTCGATGAAGCGGATTTTGCCGAGCCGCCGAGCAAGGAGGTCGCTCATGGCCGCTAA
- the murD gene encoding UDP-N-acetylmuramoyl-L-alanine--D-glutamate ligase: MLIASDQFRIVVGLGKSGMSLVRHLARRGLPFAVADTRANPPELATLKAEYPDVQVRCGELDVEFLCAASELLVSPGLAVSTPALQEAAARGVKLSGDIELFAREAKAPIIAITGSNAKSTVTTLVGEMAAAAGRKVAVGGNLGTPALDLLADDVELYVLELSSFQLETTGQLNAEVATCLNISEDHMDRYSGLPAYHQAKHRIFRGARQVVVNRDDRLSRPLIGDEVPTWTFGLGKPDFKGFGLFEEKGEKYLAFQFEALMPVRELKMRGAHNQSNALAALALGHAVGLPFAPMLETLRRFTGLPHRCQWVGQRGDVSYYDDSKATNVGAALAAIEGLGADIDGKLVLIAGGDGKGADFSGLRAPVARYCRAVVLLGRDAQRLADTLDDATTLLHVASLEEAVRRAADCAEAGDAVLLSPACASLDMFKNFEERGRLFAAAVEALS; this comes from the coding sequence GTGCTCATCGCTTCCGACCAGTTCCGCATCGTTGTCGGCCTCGGCAAGAGCGGCATGTCCCTGGTACGCCATCTGGCGCGCCGCGGCCTGCCGTTTGCCGTTGCCGATACTCGTGCGAACCCACCGGAACTGGCGACGCTCAAGGCCGAATACCCGGACGTGCAGGTGCGCTGTGGCGAGCTGGATGTAGAGTTCCTCTGCGCTGCCAGCGAGTTGCTGGTGAGCCCGGGGCTCGCGGTCAGCACTCCGGCACTGCAGGAAGCGGCCGCCCGCGGCGTCAAGCTGTCAGGCGATATCGAACTGTTCGCCCGCGAAGCCAAAGCCCCGATCATTGCGATCACCGGTTCCAATGCCAAGAGCACTGTGACCACGCTGGTCGGCGAGATGGCCGCAGCGGCCGGCCGCAAGGTGGCGGTCGGCGGTAACCTCGGTACACCGGCACTCGACCTGCTTGCTGATGATGTCGAACTCTATGTCCTGGAACTGTCCAGCTTCCAGTTGGAAACCACCGGGCAGCTCAACGCTGAGGTGGCGACCTGCCTGAATATCAGCGAAGACCACATGGATCGCTACAGCGGGCTGCCGGCTTACCATCAGGCCAAGCATCGGATCTTCCGCGGCGCTCGGCAGGTGGTGGTCAATCGCGACGATCGCCTTAGCCGTCCACTGATAGGCGACGAAGTGCCTACCTGGACGTTCGGCCTTGGCAAGCCTGATTTCAAGGGCTTCGGACTGTTCGAAGAGAAGGGCGAAAAGTACCTGGCATTCCAGTTCGAAGCGCTGATGCCGGTTCGCGAACTGAAGATGCGTGGCGCGCACAATCAATCCAACGCGCTGGCCGCGCTGGCGCTGGGGCATGCGGTTGGTCTGCCGTTCGCGCCAATGCTCGAAACCCTGCGTCGGTTCACCGGGTTGCCGCACCGCTGCCAATGGGTGGGACAGCGTGGCGACGTCAGCTACTACGACGATTCCAAGGCGACCAATGTCGGCGCGGCGCTGGCCGCGATCGAAGGCCTGGGCGCCGATATCGACGGCAAGCTGGTGCTGATTGCCGGTGGCGACGGCAAGGGTGCGGATTTCTCAGGATTGCGCGCACCGGTCGCACGTTACTGCCGTGCCGTGGTGTTGCTCGGCCGCGACGCGCAGCGTCTGGCCGACACGCTGGACGATGCGACGACGCTACTGCATGTGGCCAGTCTGGAAGAAGCGGTGCGGCGTGCCGCCGACTGCGCCGAGGCGGGCGATGCGGTACTGCTCTCGCCGGCTTGTGCCAGCCTGGACATGTTCAAGAATTTCGAAGAGCGCGGCCGTTTGTTTGCCGCTGCGGTGGAGGCGCTCAGCTGA